The DNA window GGTATAACAATAATGGCTTCCTATGcacacaacaataaattataacttgATTTAATATATCTGAGTCTTTGAAGGAGCAACATCAAAAATATTAATGGGAGCAATGCAGCCAAAAACGGGAAATTGTCAATATTAAAAAGGATCTTTGTAAAGAAATGATAACCTGTATTTCTCAATCTAAGTAAAAATGGACACAAATCatgatgaacaaataaataactattggaaaaagaaaattctttggatgagatttaaataatatataactattgtTAAGATAAAACCTAGAAGTGATTTAGAAAATGTTGTTAAAGATGGTATTTCAGACTTAAAGACATAAAcagactaaaatatattaaacaattaagacAATGCTTAGCATTTTTTAAACTGGTGATCAAACTAATGGAAtatggtaaattatttttaaatactgggttttaagattaaataaattttaagtaactgatagtaagtaataataaataagcgAAATGATAGGACAGAGTTGTATCCAACATCCAACACCAAAATCGCTAAATTGCTATGAGAAAATTATGTTGGTTTCTTTATACTTCAAATGGTGGTTTCAGATCAGTCTGACTGCTATTTGAattgattttcttttctttttccacAAGTATAACCTTATAAGATCTTACAACTGAAGAAAAGGGCATACACCAGTTCTCGAAGCATTGTGTTTCCATTGTTAtgacatataacaatggcaaatgtatATAATCATGTTAACATTACAAACcatccatcgtcagtaacaaactttacAAAAAGGATATATGTTTATGAAATGAAGGGATACAACGGTCAGTAAGTTAGCCTAATACTTGCAGATTGATTACACTTTTTGCCCTAACTAGTACAGACGTGTAAGGTGACTGACGTTTCAGTTGGTAGTCACAATTCAAGATGGTGGCCCGAGGAGTTTGTGGATCTCGGACATGATACGCGTTGaggaaaattttctttttggaAATTGTTCTACGTCCAGATTTAACGACAAAAAGTGCCATGAGCTATTTCCTCACAGGGGAATGGAGGGAAGCGTTCAAGATAGAAGACCAGGGTTTTTAGGCTTAAATGGTTCTGGCCTATGAAACGTCTCAACTTTTTCATCCAGAGTCATTTTTACAGTTGTTTCATAAAAATGGAGTGCGTTATCCAACCCAACCAATGAATGATAAAATATAGCTATAATCGACTATGAAAAATGGACAAGAGTATTTACAGTCCACTGTTGAAGagctctttaaaatattttgattattctCACCAGTAACTATAGAGTTTGTTGTGTCGTGTCCCACATAGTCGGCCAGTTCGAATGGTCCCATTGGGTGGCCAGCACCTAGCTTCATGGCGATATCAATATCTCTGGCAGAAGCATCCCCTACATCACAATTCAAACATTAACTTACAATGAATCAAATCAAAGTcacaattcataaaataaatatttacttgtgCTATTTTAACTTACATAAGAATTTAATATCACGTATATGATTCAGAAACTTGGTTTTAACCGTTGAAGCGTGGCATACAGATATTTTCGTACCATTGGAATTGTGGTAAATGCGGCAAACAGGTATATCTGTATTgtcttattttactttattgtgtaCATTGTAACTCAATGACATGTATTGACATGTATTGAAATGTATTGATTTGTGACTGTCAAGAAACTCAAAACTGACATTGTTAGCCGCTTCACTCCTGTTATATCCCATCAATGAGCTTTGTTGCTTCCTGATTCCTTGCTTACATCTATGCTATGTTGAATGTTCAGATTTCTTGTCAAGTTTCTAAAATAATCCGTGTTTAGTGAGTTGTTATGCAATggattaaagaattaaagaaagaAATCATTGTGAAATCTGaacatatttgttgtattttaattggttctattttcaacaaacaattacaaacaatgaaattattatttatgtgattttGAACAATCAAAGTAGAGATGGAGATATACTTCTACATTCCATGTGagacaaaatttgaaaaaacagaattaaaactgtttgtaattgaattattatgtgactaaatATTATtcaggataaataaaaaatttaaaccttactTTTTTGCTagtaaaaacatatgaaatagatacaaaaaacttattttctcaGATAAAAAGGATTTTTTGAGTCTTTCCaaccaaattatatatttactaccaGTTATGTGGCTTCATAACGTAACTTCATAGTTGATATGTTACAAAGCATATTTAAACCTCATCAGTTGAGTTTTAAGTTTGGAACTTCTAGTCCTACTAGAAGCAAGTCTTTCACACTAAAGCAAACTTATGTTGAAGCTAAGAATTTTACCTCTTTCCATCATCCTGACAGCTTCACACATGAGCGGAACCAGTAGACGGTTGACAACAAATCCTGGAGTGTCCTTGCACGTTATTGTCACCTTGCCTATCTGCTTCCCCCACTCCATCAGCTTCGTATAGGTCTCATCTGATGTTTCTGGGATCCTGATCACCTAAATCACACAGTCAATATACCTTATGACAGATGCAGATTGATTCCAGCAAATATCTTCTAAACATCATTGGCACAATCACAGATAAACTCGTTGGGTTCTATCTTTATCAGGGAAGACAAGCAaagagttttaaacaatatatgcaACTCTTTATCTCTCTCTCATCTATACCCTGGCGAGAGGAAATTATTAGTAAATGCATAATACAGTAATTCTTCCTGTGCATGCATGCTTTTTACAAGTAAACCatttataaatgtcttgttcCTGATGAGtcctttattaattatttaaatgaagacTAAACAAAAGCATCCAGGAATTTGTAATCATCAGAACTGCCCATAATTTTAACCCATTGGctaccaattaaaatttaaacatttttaccctCAGTACATATTTTTCGATGCAAATCATTGTGTGGGTGATTAgggtcattaaaaatatttagctaccatatgacatgttaaaattgtattatattacctTACAGTTTAAGTTACTCACATATTGGATCTAccaccaaaaataaaattatatggacCATTTGCTTCCCTTGCCCACTCCCAAGTTGCCTGGTCACATCATTTTCTTGTATTTCTTCATCAccactttcatttaaaataacatcaaaGTTACTACCTCTCAATACATTATCACTTTCATTGTGTATGTTCTCCACAATGTTACTAAACTCAGAAGACAGAATACATCATGCAGCGAGGTTATTTAAAACGGcttctaattaaaacaaacagttgAAACGGTAAACAACTATCGATTTCAAAGAAGTCAAACCAGCTTCAAAATGGAACATGTCAAGTTTTTTAACAGAAAGACCACTGATGTAATAGTATACCTATAGACAAATACCAAAATTATtgatatcagaaatatttttactacgAAATAATGAACTCAATGTGACGGGCAGTGCTAACTGATGACGGACAATGTATATCATCGGTTAAAAGCTAACAATAGTGTCACATATTACTCTACACCAAAGGATTTCAGACGACAAAGGATATGTGTACACAAAATTTTAGTCATCTTATAAATGTTTATCAAACAAAAAGAAGGAACACAAAAATAATGACGGCAGTATGGAAGTCCCCATGTACGTGGAGTTTGATTAGTGGCAATATGGCACATTCAAATATCAAATATTCGTAAATGATTCCAAAGAATCACATAGGTAGTTTACATATTCAGTGCTCGCGACATGCTGTCTATGTTGGTTCTGCTTGCATTGAAAATTGCCCTACTGAAGATACTCTGGTCAATTACTTACCTCCAGTAGTTTCATGACCGGAACAGGGTTGAAGAAATGCAGTCCAGCAAACCTGTCTTTCCGTTTAGTCACAGAAGCTATTTCCCCAATAGACAAAGATGACGTGTTTGAAGCAAATATTGTACTTTCTGGAGCAATCTAAAACAACAGGATGTCTTGTGAAGGAATAAAGTTAACACTTTATGATGGCAAGTTATACTAATCATAACATAATCTGTCTCATAATTTCACATCAATGGAGAAATACTATGATTAAAATACTTGGTTAACCATTGAATGCTATCTCAAGAAACtgattatcaaataaaattacaaaggaCATCTTTATTGCACAAAACACTTGAATTAATGGTACTATGGTGTTAAACGGAGGCCACTTATTGTACAGCACTTTAAGGTGGATAAgttagattagattagattattataaatatgttactagtgatttgagcttgaatttgggtactgtcTCGAGAGATGGTTTTCCTTCTCCACCAGATGTGCAGGGTGGTGCAAAACTGACCCCCACACTGGTGGCCATGGATATTTCTGAACGGTACTTTGCCCATGGCCATCAGTGTGCCCTTTGGTGGCGCCACCCTGAACTTCTGGCAAAAGTAGAGTAACATCCCTccagatagtacctaaattcacgCTCATATCACGTGgggttaaaatataactttagacctatttataatatgtacctATGTATTTACCTAATTATATCCCATAacaacaagtagtagatagggacataatATAATCATGGCCTCCATATTTACCAAAGTActgaaataatactaatattggGCAAACACGCATTGTCAATTACACCACTCTTAGGCATGCTACGATGAGTGTTAAATGCCAGATTAAGTGGTATTACAATCTCGTTATGAAACGTGACTGCTTCGCTATATTGTTGCCTGTTAGATAGCAGTACTGAACAGGTGAAACTCTTCTTAACCTTATCCATCATATACAGTTTTCTTAATTGAGTGAGATATCTATTTTGCTATGTTCCTACTTAATTGGTAGTCTAATTGTTGTATAATTATAcgcttttcagaaaaaaaattgttattcaataaCAACTTGACAGATTTTCCATAATCTTTTTGCCAATATAATTAAGAATATACAACGAATTttatctgataaaaataaaatacaataatttttaaccctGGAATTGGCAgtctttcaaaattaaacgtCATGACATCATCAAATGATtcatttgttataacatttaaaatcaagtCATAAGAGTAGAGATAATTTAGAATAAGTGcttgtaaataaaacacataagtATAGCCTAATTAATATAGCTAAATATAGCCATTACAGAATTTTTAGCTGCCagctaaaattacaaaatttagtacaaaatttgttgtaacttttttataagcTTTTGAGTTTCACTCAAAGTtgtctatataatatattatatatttagattcttgtataatattatatttttccaaagtAAACTAATGTCAACAATAGCTCATTGCTATGGAAACATccaaatatcaatattgataaattacaataataataatatgaattacactgttttattattgtttttatatcaaaacacaGTTATGGAACAAAGTAAACAGTGCTACTAGCCAAATGCATAATTCGCATTTTACAAATTCATCATTTGACAAACCATATCATAGTTAATTAGCCTATCATTCCAAACAACtacaagaaagaaaacaaaaaaaaaccaggcATTAATTGATAAATTGATTAGCTATACCACGGGAAAGACcatgaaattataaacaagatattttgaacaaatttttttcCCACAGTAAACTAAAGTCAACAATAACTCATTGCTATAGAAACatccaaaaatcaatattgacAAATTACACTGCTAtgattgtttttatatcaaaaacacaATTACGGAACAAAGTAAACAGTGCTATTAGCTAATTCACATTTGATGAATTCCTTGGTTGATAAACCATTACATCATAGTTAAATCATTCCAAAGACCTAcgagaaagaaaacaaaaaaccaGGCATTAACCCATTGGGGATCTTGCCCGAGCGCCACTCGTTGCGGCCAAGCGGAACTGAATAATCTTGCCCGAGCGGCACTTGTGCTCTTTCTAGACGTTAACCATCATGTATTCATTTGTTTTACCACTATATCGCAGTTTTGTGCCCTCGTGCATCCTTATGAGCAATCATTCTGTTTTGATTCATTATGTTTGCACACTGGAACCACAACTaatagcttgttttgttattgtttacattttgcctTATGCTCAATTTTCGTCACTTCAATGTTCTGTTTACATCATATGTATAGTGTTCTCAACGTTTTTGTGTTcaactgtttatagttgttgaatgagTTTTCAGTTCTTCCGCTACCTCAT is part of the Homalodisca vitripennis isolate AUS2020 unplaced genomic scaffold, UT_GWSS_2.1 ScUCBcl_3010;HRSCAF=8245, whole genome shotgun sequence genome and encodes:
- the LOC124372368 gene encoding hydroxyacyl-coenzyme A dehydrogenase, mitochondrial-like — encoded protein: MALQFSTCVRRFSKSAAFSAAINNVTVIGGGLMGSGIAQVAAQAGNKVTLVEVNDAALQKATSGIENSLKRVAKKIYKEKPAEAENFIKDITSRITYTKDLPASVKQSDLVLEAIVEKMAVKHELFSKIDPIAPESTIFASNTSSLSIGEIASVTKRKDRFAGLHFFNPVPVMKLLEVIRIPETSDETYTKLMEWGKQIGKVTITCKDTPGFVVNRLLVPLMCEAVRMMERGDASARDIDIAMKLGAGHPMGPFELADYVGHDTTNSIVTGENNQNILKSSSTVDCKYSCPFFIVDYSYILSFIGWVG